CCGGTGGATCTGACTACCTTGAGTGGCCGTATAATTTGCCAGAAGGATGCGTTCTTGTGTGCCGCCAAAGGGGTTTCGCTCGGCATTGCCTTCCAAAAGCGGATTGGCGTCGGTTTTTTTGGCGGAGAAGGGTTCATCATGCAGAAGGTCGAGGGCGATGGTTTGGCCTTTCTGCATACCGGCGGCACAGTCACAGAGCGTGTGCTGGGACCGGGAGAGATGATTCGCGTAGATACGGGCTGTCTGGTTGCATTGACGCATGGCGTAGACTATGACATCGAGTTTGTGAAAGGGATCAAGACCGCCTTGTTCGGAGGCGAGGGCTTGTTCTTTGCGACGCTGCGCGGTCCGGGTCGGGTGTGGCTGCAGTCGCTGCCGTTCAGCAGGATGGCCGACCGTATTATCGCCGCATCGCGTCCGGGCGGAAGGAAGAATGAGGGCAGCCTGCTTGGCGGCTTCTTCGACGGAAACAATCGTTAACGGAACCGCTATAAGCACAGCATCCGCAAGAAAAACAATAGGAGCTGTCTCCAATCGTCGTCGGCGACTTGGAGGCAGCTCCTGCTTATTTGTTCAGCAATTGCCGATACGGCTGGTAATCGATTCCTTTCTTCTCGAGGAAGGTAATCAGGCTTTTGTAATCCCGCTTCGGCGTGGCCAGGATGTAGCCCTCCAGACAAAGCTCCCGGGTAATTTGAGGAACCTTGCGCTCCAGGGCGAGCTGACCGATGCGCGCGGCGATCGAATGCTTGGCAATATCGCGGAACGCCTTCGGAACCGGTTCGCAAAGCTCGTCCAGAAATTGCTTGGACTCTTCGTTCCACAAATGCCGGCTCGCTTCTACATAGTGGTTCTGCCAGTCAAGCTTGGACTTGCCGTCCGCCATGGGCAGCACCTTCAGAAATTTGCGGAACATGAAGTATCCGCCAATGGCCATAAATCCGGCGAGGATAAATACCCAGAACACGATAAACCATGAAAACCAGGTTGGCATGATTGTAATCACTCCAGCATCTCTAAAAAATCGAATCTGCTCCTTATTATACCGAACATTGCCCGTTTCGGACAATCTTAGTACAATAGGAGGATAGGTTGGATTCTAAAGGCAAGGAGCAGAAGGCTAATGATTAAAATCGGATCGCACGTTTCCTTCTCAGATAAAGGTCTGTTGAACGCCGTGAACGAAGCGGTGAGCTACGGGTCGAGCACATTCATGATCTACACGGGGGCACCGCAAAATACACGCCGCAAGCCCATCGAGGACCAATATATTGAAGAGGGCAAGGCGATAATGGCCGAGCATGGCATGGATGAGATTGTGGTGCATGCCCCGTATATTATTAATTTGGGCTCTTATAAATCGAATACATTTCAGCTGGCTGTGGATTTCCTCCAGGAGGAAATTCGCAGAACCGACTATATCGGCGTCAAGAACATCGTGCTGCATCCCGGGGCTTACACTGACAAGGATGCAGAGTACGGCATTGCGCGCATTGCGGAAGGGCTGAATGAAGTGTTGGCGGGAACGGATCAGGCAGGCGTGAATATCGCATTAGAGACGATGGCGGGCAAAGGCACGGAAATCGGCCGTTCCTTCGAGGAGATTGCCGCCATTATGGACAAGGTGGAGGACAACAGCCGCTTGACGGTCTGCTTCGACACTTGCCACGTTCACGATGCGGGGTATGACATTGTCCAGGATTTCGACGGCGTGATCGAAGAGTTTGACCGCATTATCGGCTTGGACAGGCTGGCCGTCCTTCACCTGAATGACAGCAAAAACCCGCGCGGCGCAGGCAAGGACCGTCACGCGCCTGTCGGCTCCGGCTGGATCGGATTCGATGCCATGCGGCACATTGTTCATCATGATGCCGTCAAGCATGTGCCGATGATCCTGGAGACGCCCTGGATCGGCAAGGACTCCAAGAGTCAGCGCCCAATGTATGCAGCGGAAATTGCGCTCTTGCTCGGGGAAGAGGAGCAGCGCCTCGGGCCGGAGTTTCTGGAGCACCTGGAGCGGCTGGAGCACTTCTTCCGCAAGCAGGAAATTGACCGTCGGGCGTACGTGCTGGAGACATGGGATGTGCTGAAGTCGGATGCCAAGGCGCGCAAGGCGGACCCTCGCGAGCCGATGGAGCGCTTGTATGATTTGGCTGTTGAGCACCGCGTGCTTCCCGACTTGAGCGAAGAAGAACTGAACCAGCGGCTGACGGCGTGGTTTGCCCGCAGCTTGCAATAGGAGGATTTGGAAGTCATGAAACCGATCGCATCGAATCGCAGCAAGAAGGATCAGCTCGTCAACCGGGCTCGCATGCTGATCTCGTGTCCGGATCGGCCGGGCATTGTTGCGGCTGTATCCCAGTTTTTATCCGAGCACGGAGCGAATATTGTTCAGTCGGATCAGTACACCATGGATCCGGAAGGCGGCATGTTCTTCATCCGCATTGAATTTGATCTGGATCAGTTAACGGCCCGGCTGCCGCAGCTGGAGAATGATTTCGCTCCGGTGGCGGAGCGCTTCTCGATGAACTGGAGCATCTCGCCGGCGAGCAAGAAGAAGCGCCTGGCCATTCTCGTATCCAAGGAAGATCACTGCTTGCTGGAGCTGCTTTGGCAGTGGCAGGCAGGCGACTTGTACGCAGACATTGCTCTTGTGATCAGCAACCACCCGGATATGCGCGAGCTGGTGGAATCCTTCGGCATTCCTTACTACCACATACCGGTGACGCCGGAGACGAAGGCCGAGGCCGAAGCCAAGCAGATCGAGCTGATCCGCGGCCAGGCGGATGTCATTAT
The nucleotide sequence above comes from Xylanibacillus composti. Encoded proteins:
- a CDS encoding TIGR00266 family protein — encoded protein: MNAHEIEYEIYGSEMQYVEIALDPGESVIAEAGSMMMMESDIRMETIFGDGSGSEHGLMGKLMGAGKRLLTGESLFMTVFTNEGRHKEKVAFASPYPGRIIPVDLTTLSGRIICQKDAFLCAAKGVSLGIAFQKRIGVGFFGGEGFIMQKVEGDGLAFLHTGGTVTERVLGPGEMIRVDTGCLVALTHGVDYDIEFVKGIKTALFGGEGLFFATLRGPGRVWLQSLPFSRMADRIIAASRPGGRKNEGSLLGGFFDGNNR
- a CDS encoding DUF2621 domain-containing protein; the encoded protein is MPTWFSWFIVFWVFILAGFMAIGGYFMFRKFLKVLPMADGKSKLDWQNHYVEASRHLWNEESKQFLDELCEPVPKAFRDIAKHSIAARIGQLALERKVPQITRELCLEGYILATPKRDYKSLITFLEKKGIDYQPYRQLLNK
- a CDS encoding deoxyribonuclease IV, whose translation is MIKIGSHVSFSDKGLLNAVNEAVSYGSSTFMIYTGAPQNTRRKPIEDQYIEEGKAIMAEHGMDEIVVHAPYIINLGSYKSNTFQLAVDFLQEEIRRTDYIGVKNIVLHPGAYTDKDAEYGIARIAEGLNEVLAGTDQAGVNIALETMAGKGTEIGRSFEEIAAIMDKVEDNSRLTVCFDTCHVHDAGYDIVQDFDGVIEEFDRIIGLDRLAVLHLNDSKNPRGAGKDRHAPVGSGWIGFDAMRHIVHHDAVKHVPMILETPWIGKDSKSQRPMYAAEIALLLGEEEQRLGPEFLEHLERLEHFFRKQEIDRRAYVLETWDVLKSDAKARKADPREPMERLYDLAVEHRVLPDLSEEELNQRLTAWFARSLQ
- the purU gene encoding formyltetrahydrofolate deformylase translates to MKPIASNRSKKDQLVNRARMLISCPDRPGIVAAVSQFLSEHGANIVQSDQYTMDPEGGMFFIRIEFDLDQLTARLPQLENDFAPVAERFSMNWSISPASKKKRLAILVSKEDHCLLELLWQWQAGDLYADIALVISNHPDMRELVESFGIPYYHIPVTPETKAEAEAKQIELIRGQADVIILARYMQIISPEFLKHYPNQLINIHHSFLPAFVGGKPYAQAYDRGVKLIGATAHYVTEELDGGPIIEQDVQRVSHRDNVDDLKRIGRHIERIVLARAVSWHVEDRILVYQNRTVVFV